From a single Miscanthus floridulus cultivar M001 chromosome 8, ASM1932011v1, whole genome shotgun sequence genomic region:
- the LOC136470280 gene encoding uncharacterized protein: MRNQNNRKKNAAAATAATKPGAPATSAACDATPSEHRRRRRHDGRQVFSRLKAVVAPPALSSSGVGARDGRDQIRPNLHGRWLLRPNQLLRRVFLHGFFGDYVRSKLGSSRSKAKTPLHQPSGPLLHGVFGDHVRSALGFSRVEAKMSLRPEAAPAIWATRRPTSTAPTMCSLKYPQGCYFTITSLDSECPKIVIQSRDLSLGFVFLHGDIHAALQTLTMLFAPHN, translated from the exons ATGAGG AATCAAAATAACCGTAAAAAAAACGCCGCAGCGGCGACGGCAGCGACGAAACCCGGCGCTCCTGCAACCTCCGCCGCCTGCGACGCGACCCcatcggagcaccgccgccgccgccgccacgacggTAGGCAGGTTTTCTCCCGCCTCAAAGCTGTCGTGGCGCCACCGGCCCTTTCCAGCAGCGGCGTCGGCGCCCGCGATGGCCGGGACCAAATCCGGCCTAACCTCCATGGCCGGTGGCTTCTTCGGCCAAACCAGCTCCTCCGCCGTGTCTTCCTCCACGGCTTCTTCGGCGACTACGTCCGCTCCAAACTCGGGTCCTCCCGCTCCAAGGCCAAGACGCCGCTGCACCAGCCATCTGGGCCACTCCTCCACGGCGTCTTCGGCGACCACGTCCGCTCCGCACTCGGGTTCTCCCGCGTCGAGGCCAAGATGTCGCTCAGACCCGAAGCTGCACCAGCCATCTGGGCCACTCGGAGACCCACATCGACGGCGCCCACCATGTGCTCATTGAAATACCCTCAAG GATGTTACTTCACAATCACGTCATTGGACAGTGAATGCCCGAAAATTGTTATCCAATCAAGGGATCTCAGCCTGGGGTTCGTCTTTCTTCATGGAGACATACACGCTGCTTTGCAG ACCTTGACTATGCTGTTCGCTCCTCATAATTAG
- the LOC136477670 gene encoding protein FAR1-RELATED SEQUENCE 6-like isoform X2 — MSHGVPAPMLEELAREATLADVSILVDGNGAELHGNGAEVHGNDAELHGNGAVLKRVEVPQDLGGISPKEVPLHEGKEVILVDDNDSGQEDDGEGKVDENAPRVGLRFKTYDDALKYYKQYAEDSRFSAIILKSSYLKSGVCRRLVIGCSRAGRGRANACYLSRESTKINCPARISLKLRQDRWLHIDDAKLEHNHPLNQSSTSLINCYKKLTDAKNGGSASRLKGRRNIPAEKEQVNFTEIGRLKFGEGDDEYIQKFFGTMQNKNPYFFYSVDLDNQGRLRNLFWSDARSRAANDYFGHDVVYFDTSYLTEKYDLPLVFFTGMNNHGQPVLFGAGLLSDLSADSYAWLFRAFLSCMKGLCPKAIITEHYNAILDAVQEVLPEVRHRLCLYRIMKDVAENLKEHADFKTIKKALKKVTYGSLKIPEFEMDWKKIIEEHGLGENGCLSSLYEHRQLWAPAYLRDKFWAGMSISQRGESISSYYDGFVYPKTSLKQFFSKYEMILENKYKKEWQADEESSHRSPLTVTKFYMEEQLAKAYTINMFRKFQDELKATMYCDGMPIKVDGRLVTFEVKECSYMEDGKDTESRTYEVYFCKEEPKVEIECECGFVQFTGILCRHALSVLKLQEIFEIPKDYVLDRWRRDYKKLYSNAKKPNEMPLSDIVERSDYLFTQCSQLLNLGFVSESRYLVALKLLREAERSLLDDGLPARDRQPMLLSFEADAQENGQGLFSPQFSEGVKNSQSAHAKRRGRPPKKVTESNDDTVTQPNKEQDFLRSSFVRDNTNMIQGPSSASHLEGPHMGVQGGIDLMEGIPNLSFGNHFGMDINHQHQVPSHQRMQQNNFIQAEPHGFGNQWVYHPMLQDNPVLRTPTRRAG, encoded by the exons ATGTCCCATGGTGTGCCCGCCCCCATGTTAGAAGAGTTGGCGAGGGAGGCAACACTCGCCGATGTGTCTATTCTTGTGGATGGGAATGGCGCAGAGCTACATGGCAATGGCGCAGAGGTACATGGTAATGACGCAGAGTTACATGGCAATGGCGCAGTGCTGAAAAGAGTTGAGGTGCCCCAG GATTTGGGAGGGATTTCGCCCAAGGAGGTGCCGCTGCATGAGGGCAAGGAGGTGATACTCGTGGATGATAATGATAGCGGGCAGGAAGATGATGGGGAGGGTAAGGTGGATGAGAACGCACCGCGTGTTGGGCTGAGATTCAAAACTTATGATGATGCTCTCAAGTACTATAAACAATATGCTGAGGATTCTCGGTTTTCAGCGATCATTCTGAAGTCGTCTTATTTAAAGTCAGGGGTGTgccgaaggttggtgattggatGTAGTCGAGCTGGGAGAGGGAGAGCAAATGCGTGCTATCTATCGAGAGAGTCGACCAAGATAAATTGTCCAGCAAGGATCTCTTTGAAGTTAAGGCAAGATAGATGGCTTCATATTGATGATGCTAAGCTCGAGCACAACCATCCACTAAACCAGTCCTCTACATCACTCATTAATTGTTATAAAAAGCTAACAGATGCCAAGAATGGGGGATCTGCCTCACGACTGAAGGGTCGCAGGAACATTCCAGCTGAAAAAGAGCAAGTGAACTTCACGGAGATAGGAAGGCTTAAATTTGGGGAAGGAGACGATGAATATATCCAGAAGTTTTTTGGGACTATGCAGAACAAGAATCCTTACTTCTTCTACTCAGTAGATTTGGATAATCAGGGCCGTTTGAGGAACTTATTTTGGAGTGATGCTAGGTCACGGGCAGCGAATGATTACTTTGGTCATGATGTTGTTTACTTTGACACCTCATACTtgacagaaaaatatgatttgccACTTGTTTTCTTCACTGGGATGAATAACCATGGTCAGCCTGTTCTGTTTGGTGCTGGTTTACTATCAGATCTAAGTGCTGATAGTTATGCTTGGTTATTTAGAGCTTTTTTATCATGTATGAAGGGTCTCTGCCCAAAGGCAATCATCACTGAACATTACAATGCTATTCTAGATGCTGTTCAAGAAGTTCTCCCTGAAGTTAGACATCGCCTTTGCCTGTATCGAATTATGAAAGATGTAGCAGAGAACTTGAAAGAACATGCAGATTTTAAAACAATCAAGAAAGCACTGAAGAAAGTAACATATGGGTCTTTGAAGATCCCAGAGTTTGAAATGGACTGGAAGAAGATTATCGAGGAACATGGACTTGGAGAAAACGGGTGCCTCAGTTCCCTTTATGAGCATCGCCAACTCTGGGCACCTGCATATCTGAGAGATAAATTCTGGGCAGGGATGTCTATTTCACAGCGTGGGGAGTCTATTTCCTCGTACTATGATGGGTTTGTGTACCCAAAAACTTCTTTGAAGCAATTTTTCAGTAAATATGAGATGATATTAgagaacaaatacaagaaggagtGGCAAGCAGATGAAGAATCTTCCCATAGGTCTCCATTGACTGTAACAAAATTCTACATGGAAGAACAGCTGGCCAAAGCCTACACAATAAACATGTTCAGAAAATTTCAAGATGAGTTGAAAGCAACAATGTATTGCGATGGTATGCCAATTAAAGTTGATGGCCGACTTGTTACTTTTGAAGTGAAAGAATGCTCATACATGGAAGATGGAAAGGACACAGAGAGCAGGACCTATGAAGTTTACTTTTGTAAAGAAGAGCCCAAAGTTGAAATTGAGTGTGAATGTGGTTTCGTTCAGTTCACTGGCATCCTGTGTAGACATGCACTGTCTGTGTTGAAGTTGCAGGAGATATTTGAGATCCCAAAAGATTATGTTCTTGATCGCTGGAGAAGGGATTATAAGAAATTATATTCTAACGCAAAGAAACCTAATGAAATGCCCCTTAGTGACATTGTTGAGCGCTCTGATTATTTGTTCACACAATGTAGTCAGCTGCTCAATCTAGGGTTTGTATCTGAGAGTAGGTACCTTGTTGCTCTGAAGTTACTGAGAGAAGCGGAAAGATCTCTTCTGGATGATGGACTGCCTGCTAGAGACAGGCAGCCAATGCTTCTTTCCTTTGAGGCTGATGCACAAGAAAATGGTCAAGGCCTTTTTAGTCCTCAGTTTTCAGAGGGAGTAAAGAATTCTCAGTCAGCCCATGCAAAGCGCCGTGGTCGGCCACCGAAGAAAGTGACAGAATCTAATGATGACACCGTAACACAGCCAAATAAAGAACAG GATTTCCTACGGTCATCATTTGTCAGAGACAATACAAATATGATCCAAGGGCCGTCTTCTGCCTCCCATCTTGAAGGTCCTCACATGGGAGTTCAAGGAGGCATTGATTTAATG GAAGGAATACCAAATCTCTCATTTGGTAATCATTTTGGAATGGATATTAATCACCAGCATCAAGTGCCCAGCCACCAAAGGATGCAGCAGAACAATTTTATACAG GCAGAACCACATGGGTTTGGGAATCAGTGGGTTTACCACCCAATGCTGCAG GATAATCCAGTGCTAAGAACTCCTACGCGAAGAGCAGGGTAG
- the LOC136477670 gene encoding protein FAR1-RELATED SEQUENCE 6-like isoform X1: MSHGVPAPMLEELAREATLADVSILVDGNGAELHGNGAEVHGNDAELHGNGAVLKRVEVPQDLGGISPKEVPLHEGKEVILVDDNDSGQEDDGEGKVDENAPRVGLRFKTYDDALKYYKQYAEDSRFSAIILKSSYLKSGVCRRLVIGCSRAGRGRANACYLSRESTKINCPARISLKLRQDRWLHIDDAKLEHNHPLNQSSTSLINCYKKLTDAKNGGSASRLKGRRNIPAEKEQVNFTEIGRLKFGEGDDEYIQKFFGTMQNKNPYFFYSVDLDNQGRLRNLFWSDARSRAANDYFGHDVVYFDTSYLTEKYDLPLVFFTGMNNHGQPVLFGAGLLSDLSADSYAWLFRAFLSCMKGLCPKAIITEHYNAILDAVQEVLPEVRHRLCLYRIMKDVAENLKEHADFKTIKKALKKVTYGSLKIPEFEMDWKKIIEEHGLGENGCLSSLYEHRQLWAPAYLRDKFWAGMSISQRGESISSYYDGFVYPKTSLKQFFSKYEMILENKYKKEWQADEESSHRSPLTVTKFYMEEQLAKAYTINMFRKFQDELKATMYCDGMPIKVDGRLVTFEVKECSYMEDGKDTESRTYEVYFCKEEPKVEIECECGFVQFTGILCRHALSVLKLQEIFEIPKDYVLDRWRRDYKKLYSNAKKPNEMPLSDIVERSDYLFTQCSQLLNLGFVSESRYLVALKLLREAERSLLDDGLPARDRQPMLLSFEADAQENGQGLFSPQFSEGVKNSQSAHAKRRGRPPKKVTESNDDTVTQPNKEQDFLRSSFVRDNTNMIQGPSSASHLEGPHMGVQGGIDLMEGIPNLSFGNHFGMDINHQHQVPSHQRMQQNNFIQVQAEPHGFGNQWVYHPMLQDNPVLRTPTRRAG, from the exons ATGTCCCATGGTGTGCCCGCCCCCATGTTAGAAGAGTTGGCGAGGGAGGCAACACTCGCCGATGTGTCTATTCTTGTGGATGGGAATGGCGCAGAGCTACATGGCAATGGCGCAGAGGTACATGGTAATGACGCAGAGTTACATGGCAATGGCGCAGTGCTGAAAAGAGTTGAGGTGCCCCAG GATTTGGGAGGGATTTCGCCCAAGGAGGTGCCGCTGCATGAGGGCAAGGAGGTGATACTCGTGGATGATAATGATAGCGGGCAGGAAGATGATGGGGAGGGTAAGGTGGATGAGAACGCACCGCGTGTTGGGCTGAGATTCAAAACTTATGATGATGCTCTCAAGTACTATAAACAATATGCTGAGGATTCTCGGTTTTCAGCGATCATTCTGAAGTCGTCTTATTTAAAGTCAGGGGTGTgccgaaggttggtgattggatGTAGTCGAGCTGGGAGAGGGAGAGCAAATGCGTGCTATCTATCGAGAGAGTCGACCAAGATAAATTGTCCAGCAAGGATCTCTTTGAAGTTAAGGCAAGATAGATGGCTTCATATTGATGATGCTAAGCTCGAGCACAACCATCCACTAAACCAGTCCTCTACATCACTCATTAATTGTTATAAAAAGCTAACAGATGCCAAGAATGGGGGATCTGCCTCACGACTGAAGGGTCGCAGGAACATTCCAGCTGAAAAAGAGCAAGTGAACTTCACGGAGATAGGAAGGCTTAAATTTGGGGAAGGAGACGATGAATATATCCAGAAGTTTTTTGGGACTATGCAGAACAAGAATCCTTACTTCTTCTACTCAGTAGATTTGGATAATCAGGGCCGTTTGAGGAACTTATTTTGGAGTGATGCTAGGTCACGGGCAGCGAATGATTACTTTGGTCATGATGTTGTTTACTTTGACACCTCATACTtgacagaaaaatatgatttgccACTTGTTTTCTTCACTGGGATGAATAACCATGGTCAGCCTGTTCTGTTTGGTGCTGGTTTACTATCAGATCTAAGTGCTGATAGTTATGCTTGGTTATTTAGAGCTTTTTTATCATGTATGAAGGGTCTCTGCCCAAAGGCAATCATCACTGAACATTACAATGCTATTCTAGATGCTGTTCAAGAAGTTCTCCCTGAAGTTAGACATCGCCTTTGCCTGTATCGAATTATGAAAGATGTAGCAGAGAACTTGAAAGAACATGCAGATTTTAAAACAATCAAGAAAGCACTGAAGAAAGTAACATATGGGTCTTTGAAGATCCCAGAGTTTGAAATGGACTGGAAGAAGATTATCGAGGAACATGGACTTGGAGAAAACGGGTGCCTCAGTTCCCTTTATGAGCATCGCCAACTCTGGGCACCTGCATATCTGAGAGATAAATTCTGGGCAGGGATGTCTATTTCACAGCGTGGGGAGTCTATTTCCTCGTACTATGATGGGTTTGTGTACCCAAAAACTTCTTTGAAGCAATTTTTCAGTAAATATGAGATGATATTAgagaacaaatacaagaaggagtGGCAAGCAGATGAAGAATCTTCCCATAGGTCTCCATTGACTGTAACAAAATTCTACATGGAAGAACAGCTGGCCAAAGCCTACACAATAAACATGTTCAGAAAATTTCAAGATGAGTTGAAAGCAACAATGTATTGCGATGGTATGCCAATTAAAGTTGATGGCCGACTTGTTACTTTTGAAGTGAAAGAATGCTCATACATGGAAGATGGAAAGGACACAGAGAGCAGGACCTATGAAGTTTACTTTTGTAAAGAAGAGCCCAAAGTTGAAATTGAGTGTGAATGTGGTTTCGTTCAGTTCACTGGCATCCTGTGTAGACATGCACTGTCTGTGTTGAAGTTGCAGGAGATATTTGAGATCCCAAAAGATTATGTTCTTGATCGCTGGAGAAGGGATTATAAGAAATTATATTCTAACGCAAAGAAACCTAATGAAATGCCCCTTAGTGACATTGTTGAGCGCTCTGATTATTTGTTCACACAATGTAGTCAGCTGCTCAATCTAGGGTTTGTATCTGAGAGTAGGTACCTTGTTGCTCTGAAGTTACTGAGAGAAGCGGAAAGATCTCTTCTGGATGATGGACTGCCTGCTAGAGACAGGCAGCCAATGCTTCTTTCCTTTGAGGCTGATGCACAAGAAAATGGTCAAGGCCTTTTTAGTCCTCAGTTTTCAGAGGGAGTAAAGAATTCTCAGTCAGCCCATGCAAAGCGCCGTGGTCGGCCACCGAAGAAAGTGACAGAATCTAATGATGACACCGTAACACAGCCAAATAAAGAACAG GATTTCCTACGGTCATCATTTGTCAGAGACAATACAAATATGATCCAAGGGCCGTCTTCTGCCTCCCATCTTGAAGGTCCTCACATGGGAGTTCAAGGAGGCATTGATTTAATG GAAGGAATACCAAATCTCTCATTTGGTAATCATTTTGGAATGGATATTAATCACCAGCATCAAGTGCCCAGCCACCAAAGGATGCAGCAGAACAATTTTATACAG GTGCAGGCAGAACCACATGGGTTTGGGAATCAGTGGGTTTACCACCCAATGCTGCAG GATAATCCAGTGCTAAGAACTCCTACGCGAAGAGCAGGGTAG